From the genome of Nocardia sp. NBC_01503, one region includes:
- the uca gene encoding urea carboxylase, whose product MSSSFDTVLIANRGEIACRVMRSAQALGLKSVAVYSDADLGAAHVRRADAAIRLGPGPAAQSYLRADLVIEAALASGAGAIHPGYGFLSENADFAEAVAAAGLIFVGPTPEQLRVFGDKHTAREAARAVGVPLVPGSGILESVDHAVAEAELIGYPVMVKAVGGGGGIGMQACFDADELRTAYERVQRLAVANFSSAGVFLERFVAQARHVEVQVFGDGLGRVVSLGTRDCSLQRRNQKVIEEAPAPGLSGEITEQLLATSRDLARSVDYRSAGTVEFVYDTDRGEASFLEMNTRLQVEHPVTEAITGVDLVGWMLRLASGDTTMLDTLPDAGPALSGWAVEARVYAEDPGHEHRPSAGLVTETRFPDDVRVDTWIGTGTEVSAFYDPLLAKVITHGATRDEAFEKLTAALGETRVYGVQTNLPQLRSAAVAPVVREAAHITGTLAELSWSSRRLDVLRGGTMTTVQDHPGRIGLWEVGIPPSGPMDDLSFTLANTAVGNPVGAPGLECTLQGPRIRFSGSAVICVTGAPTLVTVDGEPVPMWEPLTLEPGAVLDIGAPSDAGLRTYLAIRGGLDAPLYHGSASTFTLGGFGGITGRAVADGDVLGIAAAQPDTAGTPEAVPVEQRPAFTHDWQLAVGAGPQTAPAYFTDADMTRFYERSWRVGGHANRTGIRLEGPKPEWSRGDGGDAGLHPSNLHDNPYSVGALNVSGDTPILLGPDGPSLGGFACPLTVVSAHRWKLGQLRPGDSLRFLPVDDDTATALRGSNATRATGILTDTGAALRDRGILGTAPAGPDRPSVAYLRGGDDNILVEYGEMVLDLGLRMRVHALARALAAAAPAGIIDVTPGVRSLHIHFDPDVLPQFRLLGLLGELEQQLPATGDLVVPSRTIRLPLSFDDPSIAEAIDRYRSGIRDTAPWLPSNTEFIRRINGLDSVDEVRRTVFDAEYLVLGLGDVYLGAPLAVPLDPRHRLVTTKYNPARTWTPSDAVGIGGKYLCVYGMESPGGYQLIGRTVPIWSSYRQHAPFEDGTPWLFRFFDRIVWEPVTPGQLLEHRAAARAGRFDGEVSDGTFALADHQRMLHDNADAITAFETRQRVAFDAEKRAWRAAGEFDRAVAAPAPVETRGDVLAGLPANATVVTAPMVGNVWRIDITPGTKLTQGDPVAVLEAMKLELPVPSPATGTVLKVLTAPGATVEPGTPLAVIGVD is encoded by the coding sequence GTGAGTTCGAGTTTCGACACCGTACTGATCGCCAATCGCGGTGAGATCGCCTGCCGGGTCATGCGCAGCGCACAGGCTCTCGGCCTGAAATCCGTTGCGGTGTACTCCGATGCGGATCTCGGTGCGGCGCACGTGCGCAGGGCCGATGCCGCGATCCGACTCGGGCCGGGCCCGGCGGCGCAGTCCTATCTGCGCGCGGACCTGGTGATCGAGGCCGCGCTGGCCTCCGGGGCGGGAGCCATTCATCCCGGCTACGGATTCCTCTCCGAGAACGCGGATTTCGCGGAGGCGGTGGCGGCCGCCGGACTGATATTCGTCGGTCCGACCCCGGAACAGCTGCGCGTATTCGGTGACAAGCACACCGCTCGGGAGGCCGCCCGCGCCGTGGGCGTGCCGCTGGTGCCGGGCAGCGGCATCCTGGAATCGGTCGACCACGCGGTCGCCGAAGCCGAGCTGATCGGCTATCCGGTCATGGTGAAAGCCGTTGGCGGCGGCGGTGGCATCGGTATGCAGGCGTGCTTCGATGCCGATGAACTCCGCACCGCGTATGAACGCGTACAGCGGCTGGCCGTGGCCAACTTCTCCTCCGCCGGTGTCTTCCTGGAGCGCTTCGTCGCCCAGGCCCGGCATGTCGAGGTGCAGGTCTTCGGTGACGGGCTCGGCCGGGTCGTCAGCCTCGGCACCCGGGACTGCTCACTCCAGCGTCGCAACCAGAAGGTGATCGAAGAGGCCCCCGCTCCCGGGCTTTCCGGCGAGATCACCGAACAACTGCTCGCGACCTCCCGTGACCTGGCGCGCTCGGTCGACTACCGCTCGGCGGGCACCGTCGAATTCGTCTACGACACCGACCGCGGCGAAGCCTCGTTCCTGGAGATGAATACCCGTCTGCAAGTGGAACATCCGGTCACCGAGGCCATCACCGGAGTGGATCTCGTGGGCTGGATGCTGCGCCTGGCGAGCGGTGACACCACCATGCTCGACACCCTGCCCGATGCGGGGCCCGCGCTCAGCGGCTGGGCGGTGGAGGCGCGCGTCTACGCCGAGGACCCCGGTCACGAGCACCGGCCCAGCGCCGGATTGGTCACCGAGACAAGGTTTCCCGATGATGTTCGGGTCGATACCTGGATCGGTACCGGCACCGAGGTCAGCGCGTTCTACGATCCGCTGCTGGCCAAGGTCATCACCCACGGCGCGACCCGGGACGAGGCATTCGAGAAGCTGACGGCGGCGCTGGGGGAGACCCGCGTCTACGGCGTGCAGACCAACCTGCCCCAATTGCGTTCCGCCGCAGTAGCTCCGGTGGTGCGGGAAGCCGCTCACATTACCGGCACACTCGCCGAACTGAGCTGGTCCAGCCGCCGCTTGGATGTGCTGCGGGGTGGAACGATGACCACCGTGCAGGACCATCCGGGCCGAATCGGGCTGTGGGAGGTGGGAATTCCGCCCTCCGGACCGATGGACGACCTGTCTTTCACCCTGGCCAATACCGCGGTTGGCAACCCCGTCGGCGCACCCGGCCTGGAATGCACCCTGCAGGGACCGCGTATCCGCTTCTCCGGGTCCGCCGTCATCTGCGTCACCGGTGCACCGACCCTGGTCACGGTGGACGGCGAACCCGTACCGATGTGGGAGCCGCTCACCCTCGAACCGGGGGCGGTACTCGATATCGGCGCACCCTCGGATGCGGGCCTGCGCACCTACCTGGCGATTCGCGGGGGTCTGGACGCACCGCTGTACCACGGCAGCGCCTCGACCTTCACCCTCGGCGGATTCGGCGGCATCACCGGCAGGGCCGTCGCCGACGGCGACGTACTCGGAATCGCTGCCGCACAACCGGATACCGCGGGCACTCCCGAGGCCGTACCGGTCGAGCAGCGCCCCGCGTTCACCCACGATTGGCAGCTGGCCGTCGGTGCGGGACCGCAAACCGCGCCCGCGTACTTCACCGATGCCGATATGACGCGGTTCTACGAGCGGTCCTGGCGGGTCGGTGGTCATGCCAACCGCACCGGCATCCGCCTCGAAGGCCCGAAACCCGAATGGTCGCGCGGCGACGGCGGTGACGCGGGGCTGCACCCCTCGAACCTGCATGACAATCCGTACAGCGTGGGCGCACTGAATGTCTCGGGTGACACGCCGATCCTGCTCGGCCCGGACGGTCCCAGCCTGGGTGGTTTCGCCTGCCCGCTGACCGTGGTCTCCGCGCATCGGTGGAAGCTCGGTCAGCTGCGCCCGGGTGATTCGCTCCGGTTCCTGCCCGTCGACGATGACACCGCCACCGCGCTGCGCGGCTCGAATGCCACGCGCGCCACCGGCATTCTCACCGATACCGGTGCGGCCCTTCGTGATCGGGGAATTCTGGGGACGGCCCCGGCCGGTCCGGATCGTCCTTCGGTGGCCTACCTGCGCGGCGGTGACGACAATATTCTCGTCGAGTACGGCGAGATGGTGCTCGATCTCGGACTGCGCATGCGAGTCCACGCCCTCGCGCGAGCCCTCGCGGCCGCCGCACCCGCCGGAATCATCGACGTCACACCCGGGGTGCGGTCCCTGCACATTCACTTCGATCCCGATGTGCTGCCGCAGTTCCGGCTGCTCGGCCTGCTCGGCGAGCTCGAGCAGCAACTGCCCGCCACCGGCGACCTGGTGGTACCGAGCCGCACCATCCGGCTGCCGCTCTCCTTCGACGATCCCTCCATTGCCGAGGCGATCGACCGCTACCGCAGTGGAATTCGTGATACCGCACCCTGGCTGCCATCGAACACCGAATTCATCAGGCGGATAAACGGACTCGACAGCGTCGACGAGGTGCGCCGGACGGTATTCGACGCCGAATACCTGGTACTCGGACTCGGTGACGTGTATCTCGGTGCGCCACTGGCGGTTCCGCTCGATCCCCGGCACCGCCTGGTCACCACCAAGTACAACCCCGCGCGCACCTGGACCCCCTCGGACGCGGTCGGCATCGGCGGCAAGTACCTGTGCGTGTACGGCATGGAATCGCCCGGCGGCTATCAGCTGATCGGCCGCACCGTGCCCATCTGGTCCAGTTATCGGCAGCACGCGCCATTCGAGGACGGGACGCCGTGGCTGTTCCGCTTCTTCGATCGCATTGTCTGGGAACCGGTTACGCCCGGGCAGCTGCTGGAGCATCGCGCCGCCGCCCGCGCCGGTCGATTCGATGGCGAGGTCAGCGATGGAACCTTCGCCCTGGCCGACCATCAGCGGATGCTGCACGACAATGCCGATGCCATCACCGCTTTCGAGACTCGCCAGCGGGTCGCCTTCGACGCCGAGAAGCGCGCCTGGCGGGCGGCGGGCGAATTCGATCGCGCGGTCGCCGCACCGGCACCGGTCGAGACCCGCGGCGACGTGCTCGCGGGCCTGCCCGCGAACGCCACCGTGGTCACCGCGCCCATGGTCGGCAATGTGTGGCGTATCGATATCACCCCCGGCACCAAACTCACGCAAGGAGATCCCGTCGCCGTCCTCGAAGCCATGAAACTGGAACTGCCCGTGCCCAGTCCGGCCACCGGCACCGTACTGAAGGTGCTCACCGCACCCGGTGCCACCGTGGAACCCGGAACCCCTCTCGCCGTGATCGGAGTCGACTGA
- a CDS encoding GntR family transcriptional regulator, which yields MSTPLGTRSDTGGGHLRDTVYGILRDELMNGQIKFGQRLTEPKVSGRFGISRTPAREALAMLCSDGLLRREDIGFSPVRPSIPMIRDLYELRITLELAGIQRVMDNPGLRHDHELLRLERDRWLALREDPPAQEPGFVVVDEEFHIALLSASGNGELVRTLASINARIRHVRMYDFMVNNRVEVTIEEHLAILDAVLAEDLPHALVLLHRHIGESLDVVLDRVTRAIVAMSMASEQE from the coding sequence ATGTCGACACCATTGGGTACACGGTCGGACACCGGGGGCGGGCATCTGCGCGATACGGTGTACGGCATCCTGCGCGACGAGCTCATGAACGGGCAGATCAAGTTCGGGCAGCGGCTCACCGAGCCGAAGGTCTCTGGGCGGTTCGGGATCTCGCGGACACCGGCGCGGGAGGCGCTGGCCATGCTGTGCTCCGATGGTCTGCTGCGGCGCGAGGACATCGGATTCAGTCCGGTGCGGCCCAGCATTCCGATGATCCGCGATCTGTATGAATTGCGAATCACCCTGGAGCTGGCCGGAATTCAGCGGGTTATGGACAATCCCGGGCTGCGGCATGATCACGAGCTGCTGCGGCTGGAGCGGGACCGGTGGCTGGCGCTGCGGGAGGATCCGCCCGCGCAGGAGCCCGGATTCGTGGTGGTGGACGAGGAGTTCCACATCGCGCTGCTGTCGGCATCGGGCAATGGTGAGCTGGTGCGGACGCTGGCCTCGATCAATGCCCGCATCCGGCACGTCCGGATGTATGACTTCATGGTCAACAATCGGGTCGAGGTGACCATCGAGGAACACCTCGCCATTCTCGATGCCGTTCTCGCCGAAGACCTCCCGCACGCGCTCGTCCTGCTGCACCGGCATATCGGCGAATCCCTCGATGTCGTGCTCGACCGGGTCACGCGGGCCATTGTCGCCATGTCGATGGCAAGCGAACAGGAGTAG
- a CDS encoding TetR/AcrR family transcriptional regulator: MSADARLLLINAAEQLIAQHGYAALSLRQVGVVAGQRNNSAAQYHFGTKDGLLEAILTTRSERGEPRRRQLLAELDPETVTVRPILEALILPGAETLATAGYPSWIARFTDRMITDLSLGLIEQRWAEHFIGALQAGALLERALPEHDPRVVRQRLSLLLVLAARAFAHLESQADRGHAVQVEAIHRTADDLIDMGTVLLTKPA; this comes from the coding sequence GTGAGCGCCGACGCCCGACTACTGCTGATCAATGCCGCCGAACAGCTGATCGCGCAGCACGGATACGCGGCGCTGTCACTGCGGCAGGTCGGGGTGGTGGCCGGGCAGCGCAATAATTCGGCGGCCCAGTATCACTTCGGGACCAAGGACGGGCTGCTGGAGGCGATTCTCACCACGCGTTCCGAGCGCGGTGAGCCGCGCCGTCGGCAGCTGCTCGCCGAATTGGATCCCGAAACCGTCACCGTGCGTCCCATCCTCGAGGCTCTCATCCTGCCCGGGGCCGAAACCCTCGCCACCGCGGGATATCCCAGTTGGATCGCGCGCTTCACCGACCGGATGATCACCGATCTGAGCCTCGGGCTGATCGAACAGCGATGGGCGGAGCACTTCATCGGCGCGTTGCAGGCCGGGGCGCTGCTGGAACGCGCACTCCCGGAACATGATCCGCGAGTGGTGCGGCAGCGACTGTCGCTCTTGCTGGTGCTGGCCGCCCGTGCCTTCGCACATCTGGAATCGCAGGCCGATCGCGGTCACGCGGTGCAGGTCGAGGCCATTCACCGCACCGCGGACGATCTGATCGATATGGGAACCGTACTGCTGACGAAACCGGCGTGA
- a CDS encoding glycosyltransferase — translation MSRIVIAGIGSRGDVAPLTGLGVRLQQAGHEVVLAGHESFAELIEGCGLRFRLMELNFGFEGDYAEIQRRTVSAFNTPAGFRVIGQGLLAALRDEPADLLLLTPYAEFAGHPFAEATGIPTIGLRLQPTCATAEYPPAVAGVWSLGPYGNRWAADIGAWLVDRRYGAVIGEFRQFLGLPKVSARELRRRRTAAKWPILHGYSPTLAPRPVDWREGIDVTGFWWPARPVDFEPPAELVEFLAAGPAPVFVSFGSNINDAKRTAELGEIIRTALRRAGVRGIVQAGWTGLEVADDDIISLGDIPYDWLFPHLAAAVHHCGAGTSAAALRAAVPTIGVPEIPEQQFWAHRLELLGGTAGITRQPALTANWLTDAIRTATTDTGLRANLSGVAAQLAEEDGAELVLRTIESVIARSSV, via the coding sequence ATGAGCAGGATTGTGATCGCAGGTATCGGTAGCCGGGGAGATGTCGCACCCTTGACCGGCCTCGGCGTCCGGCTCCAGCAGGCCGGGCACGAGGTCGTCCTCGCCGGACATGAGAGCTTCGCGGAGCTGATCGAGGGCTGCGGACTGCGATTTCGGCTGATGGAGTTGAACTTCGGCTTCGAGGGCGATTACGCGGAGATCCAGCGCCGGACCGTCTCGGCATTCAATACGCCCGCCGGATTCCGGGTGATCGGGCAGGGATTGCTCGCGGCCCTGCGGGACGAGCCCGCCGACTTGCTGCTGCTCACCCCCTACGCCGAATTCGCGGGGCATCCCTTCGCCGAGGCCACCGGCATTCCCACCATCGGCCTGCGGCTCCAACCCACCTGCGCCACAGCCGAATACCCACCTGCCGTCGCAGGCGTCTGGTCGCTCGGACCCTACGGAAATCGGTGGGCCGCCGATATCGGCGCCTGGCTGGTGGATCGCCGCTACGGCGCGGTCATCGGCGAATTCCGGCAATTCCTCGGACTGCCCAAGGTATCGGCGCGAGAACTGCGCCGCCGCCGTACCGCCGCGAAATGGCCTATCCTGCACGGCTATTCGCCGACCCTGGCGCCGCGTCCGGTCGATTGGCGCGAGGGCATCGATGTCACGGGCTTCTGGTGGCCCGCGCGGCCGGTGGATTTCGAACCGCCCGCCGAGCTGGTGGAGTTCCTCGCCGCCGGACCGGCCCCGGTATTCGTCAGCTTCGGCAGCAATATCAATGACGCGAAACGCACCGCCGAACTCGGTGAGATCATTCGCACCGCATTGCGCCGCGCGGGTGTACGCGGCATCGTCCAGGCCGGATGGACCGGCCTCGAGGTGGCCGACGACGACATCATCAGCCTCGGCGATATTCCCTACGACTGGTTGTTCCCACACCTCGCCGCCGCCGTACATCACTGCGGCGCGGGCACTTCCGCCGCCGCCCTGCGCGCCGCCGTCCCGACCATCGGCGTGCCGGAGATTCCGGAGCAGCAGTTCTGGGCGCACCGACTGGAGCTGCTCGGCGGCACCGCCGGAATCACCCGGCAGCCCGCCCTCACCGCGAACTGGCTGACCGACGCCATCCGAACCGCCACCACCGACACCGGACTCCGCGCGAACCTCAGCGGGGTCGCCGCCCAACTCGCCGAGGAGGACGGTGCGGAGCTGGTGTTGCGCACCATCGAATCGGTCATCGCGCGGTCATCCGTCTAG
- a CDS encoding helix-turn-helix transcriptional regulator, with protein MIAWDLNRADWRTFRADRMTPRIPTGPRFTPRELPGGTVTAFLTSRFHGSDGTADRPCHGEVILRLPAATVREFTPEGIVSDLGPDRCRLPLGSWSWTGLAAAIGRFDADFEVIGPPELAAACARLADRYTAAVRAHSNSPSRNTLSGTGETEILDASRDP; from the coding sequence CTGATCGCCTGGGATCTCAACCGCGCCGATTGGCGCACCTTCCGCGCCGACCGCATGACCCCGCGCATACCCACCGGCCCGCGCTTCACCCCGCGCGAACTCCCCGGCGGCACTGTGACAGCCTTCCTCACCAGCAGATTCCACGGCTCCGACGGCACCGCCGACCGGCCGTGCCACGGCGAGGTGATCCTGCGCCTTCCCGCCGCGACCGTTCGCGAATTCACCCCCGAGGGCATCGTCTCCGATCTCGGCCCCGACCGCTGCCGTCTGCCGCTCGGCTCCTGGTCATGGACCGGATTGGCCGCGGCCATCGGCAGATTCGACGCCGATTTCGAGGTGATCGGCCCGCCCGAACTCGCGGCCGCGTGCGCCCGCCTGGCCGACCGCTATACCGCCGCGGTGCGGGCGCACTCGAATTCACCGAGTCGAAACACGCTGAGCGGCACCGGCGAAACAGAAATTCTCGATGCTTCACGCGACCCGTGA
- a CDS encoding ammonium transporter has product MNSGDTAWVLASAALVMLMTPGLAFFYGGMVGGKSVLNMLMMNFVALGAVTTLWVLYGYSESFGPDAYQGVIGGMKHVLLRDTHGTLSGPAGHQIPTMAFVMFQLMFAIITTALISGAIAGRARFWAWVVFIVGWTTVVYFPVAHWVFSVTGFTGTDEAGNSSDVGGWIANRLGAFDFAGGTAVHINAGAAALALVLVIGDRHGWPRSIARPHNVPFTLLGAALLWFGWYGFNAGSALAAGDLAALAFTNTTIATGVAALAWIIVEQLRDGKPTTLGAASGAVAGLVAITPACGFVGPTGALAIGVAAGAICALAVGLKFTFGYDDSLDVVGVHLVGGLVGTLLVGVFADATVNPAGGNGLLYGGGWTQLERQMIAAFAVLGYSFLATYIVGWLIHKTIGFRVDHEAEVTGIDEAEHAESAYDLGISAVSPTGSPIRSTVPPPIRADWRH; this is encoded by the coding sequence GTGAATTCGGGAGATACCGCGTGGGTGCTGGCCAGTGCGGCACTGGTCATGTTGATGACACCGGGCTTGGCTTTCTTTTACGGCGGCATGGTCGGCGGCAAGAGCGTGCTGAACATGCTCATGATGAATTTCGTCGCGTTGGGTGCGGTGACCACGCTGTGGGTGCTGTACGGGTACAGCGAATCATTCGGGCCGGACGCGTATCAGGGCGTGATCGGCGGTATGAAACATGTGCTGCTACGCGATACGCACGGCACACTCTCGGGTCCGGCCGGACATCAGATTCCGACCATGGCGTTCGTCATGTTCCAGCTCATGTTCGCGATCATCACAACCGCCCTGATATCGGGTGCGATCGCCGGGCGCGCGAGGTTCTGGGCCTGGGTGGTGTTCATAGTCGGTTGGACGACCGTGGTGTATTTCCCGGTGGCGCATTGGGTTTTCAGCGTCACCGGGTTCACCGGCACCGATGAGGCCGGTAATTCCTCGGATGTCGGTGGCTGGATTGCCAATCGGCTCGGGGCATTCGACTTCGCGGGCGGTACCGCCGTGCATATCAACGCGGGTGCGGCGGCCCTCGCGCTGGTCTTGGTGATCGGCGATCGGCACGGCTGGCCGCGCAGTATCGCGCGTCCGCACAATGTGCCGTTCACCCTGCTGGGTGCGGCGCTGCTGTGGTTCGGCTGGTACGGCTTCAATGCCGGATCCGCCTTGGCGGCGGGTGATCTCGCGGCCCTGGCCTTCACCAACACCACCATCGCGACGGGTGTGGCCGCGCTGGCCTGGATCATTGTCGAGCAATTGCGCGACGGTAAGCCGACCACCCTGGGCGCGGCCTCGGGTGCGGTCGCGGGTCTGGTGGCGATCACTCCCGCCTGCGGATTCGTCGGCCCCACGGGCGCTTTGGCGATCGGCGTGGCCGCGGGGGCGATCTGTGCGCTGGCCGTCGGCCTGAAATTCACCTTCGGCTATGACGATTCACTCGATGTGGTCGGCGTCCACCTGGTCGGGGGCCTGGTGGGCACCCTGCTCGTGGGCGTCTTCGCCGATGCCACCGTGAATCCGGCGGGCGGTAACGGCCTACTGTACGGCGGTGGCTGGACACAGTTGGAGCGGCAGATGATCGCGGCGTTCGCCGTGCTCGGCTACTCGTTCCTGGCCACCTATATCGTCGGCTGGCTCATTCACAAGACCATCGGATTCCGCGTCGATCACGAGGCCGAGGTGACCGGTATCGACGAGGCCGAACATGCCGAATCCGCCTACGATCTCGGCATCTCCGCGGTCTCGCCGACGGGATCGCCTATCCGATCGACTGTTCCGCCACCGATCCGCGCAGACTGGCGTCATTGA
- a CDS encoding YaeQ family protein, with protein sequence MALSATMHTFAIQLADIDRGVYQDLELRVARHPSESAEFMVTRLLAYLLEYEEGITFSEGGVSATDEPAVLVRDLTGQITAWIEIGAPDAERVHRGSKLAGRAAIYTHRDPVKVLAQLAGKKIHRAEAVPLYSFDREFIDSVVAVLDRRNTASLSITERVLYLDINDASLRGSVAEQSIG encoded by the coding sequence GACCGCGGGGTCTACCAGGATCTGGAATTGCGGGTGGCCCGGCACCCTTCGGAGTCGGCCGAGTTCATGGTGACCCGACTACTGGCGTACCTGCTCGAATACGAGGAGGGCATCACCTTCAGCGAGGGCGGGGTCTCGGCCACCGATGAACCCGCGGTGCTGGTGCGCGATCTCACCGGACAGATCACCGCCTGGATCGAGATCGGCGCACCCGATGCCGAGCGGGTGCATCGCGGCAGCAAGCTGGCCGGGCGCGCGGCCATCTACACCCACCGCGATCCGGTGAAGGTGCTGGCGCAGTTGGCGGGCAAGAAGATCCATCGCGCCGAGGCCGTCCCGCTCTACAGTTTCGACCGGGAATTCATCGATTCCGTTGTGGCGGTACTGGATCGGCGCAATACCGCCTCACTCTCGATCACCGAGCGGGTGCTGTACCTCGATATCAATGACGCCAGTCTGCGCGGATCGGTGGCGGAACAGTCGATCGGATAG